In the Desulfobulbaceae bacterium genome, TTGGTAATATTTTTCAGCCTTTTTTCTATCACCCATTAATTTTGCAAATTGGCCACATAAAAGATGTATTGCATGGTTATTGGCATTCGCTGCAATTTCTTCGAGCTCTGGGATTGCTTGTCTGATCCTACCTAATTCATGAATTTTAATAGCATAGTCATATTTATTTTTAATTTTATTTAAATCTTGTTTTTCACCATTGGTAATATCTCCAATATCGAAGATAGGATCTATATCTTTAAGAATAATATCTCTTTTAAATAAAATGATATTATTGTTTGGTTTAATAATTTGTTCTTTTGTCGTTTTTTCTACTGAAATATCAGTTTGGGGCTGTGTAGTTTCTTTTGCAATATTTTCTTGTTGAGATTCTACACTTTCAACCTCAGAGGAAAAGTTTCCCTTGGATTCGGAATCAGATGAAATTATTTCGAAATCAATAAGATTCTCAGACTTTATCAGGCGAATGTTCCCATTTGCTTGCTGAATAACAACTACTGTGCTTTTTATTGACTCAATCCTGCCTAATACTTTTTCTTGGGTCAACAATGTCAATTTGACGGAAGTACCTGGTGACGCGTATTGAGCGACAATATCTAAAATTGATTCTGACATTTTATTAACCAAAATTTACTGAAGATAGTTTGTATTTTGTGAAGCATAACAAGTGATTCTACTGTTTCTGTATATCTTTACTGCGAGAACATGCCATCGTTTTCAACTCGTCATCCCCCCCCACAACAAGCCGGGTATTTCACAAGTCTTTTTCTTGCTAATCTATTGAATTATCACCATACTCTTAATTAAATATTCTTGACAAGCCTAAACTTGTCGCCAATTTATCCTACTGTATATCATTCAGTCTGGGAGAATATCCAGCAGGAGGATAATCCGATGCTCTCAATCCCTTCATCGTTACAGTCGCAATTTACAGTATGTTTACAAAATAAGGAGGTTCCAAATCGCTTGCACGCGTTTTACGAAAAATGGTTGCGCTTTTACCTTGATTTCTGCCGGAAGTATCATTTTACACCCGACCAAAAAGAGAGCCTCTCTCGCTTCCTTGGTAAATTACAAGAAAAGAAACAAACTAAATCCAATCAACAGCAAGCATCACATGCGATCTCGCTTTATCATGAGCTTATTGGATCAACTAAACCTCTAAGCGATAACCAGCCCCCACCGAAAGCTGATCTGCCAGGAAAGATGGCCAAGGTACCAATATCTGCTTCTGCTGCTTCTACAGGCCCGACAAACACTAGCAATTGTGTCGCAACCATGCGAAAAACGTATCCCCAACCATCACCTCCGCCAACCGTCTCCGTCAAGATCAACGAACCAGGTGCTCGAACCAACGCTTCCTGGAAAGAGGAATATGCCGGATTGGAGGATGAAATCAAGCTGCGGCATTATTCTCCGAAGACCTTAAAAACGTACCGGCTCTGGATGCGAAAATTCCAATCCTTTACCAAGAGCAAACCTCCAGAATTGCTCTCTCCTGTTGATGTTAAGGACTTTTTGACCTTTCTGGCGGTTAAAAAAAATATTTCTGCGTCGACTCAGAATCAGGCGTTTAATGCGCTTTTGTTTTTTTTTCGCCATGTCTTGCACAAAGAGTTCGGCAAGGTCGAGGGAGTGGTCAGGGCCAAGCGCAAGCCTTACATACCGGTCGTGTTGTCCCGTGAAGAAATTGACGAGATTCTTGCTCATCTCGTACCTCCATATGATATGGTCGTGAAATTGCTATATGGCTGCGGACTTCGGTTGGTTGAGTGCTTGAACCTGCGCATCCACTGCTTGAACTTTGATGCCGGAATTGTAACCGTTCATGGCAAAGGGAAAAAGGTCAGAACAGTACCTCTCCCCGAAACAATTATAATGGGCCTCCGAGCCCGGGTAAACTCTTTGAAAGATCTGCATCAACGCGATCTGGACCGTAAATATGCTGGGGTGTTTCTGATGGATGCGCTGGGGAAAAAATATCCGAATGCGGCTAAGGAATTTATTTGGCAATGGTTGTTTCCGGCCATGAACTTGACCCTTGTTCCAGGGACTGGCGAATACTGCCGGTCTTATCTACACGAAACCCATGTGCAAAAGGCGATAAAGGAGGCGGTTGACAAGGCCAGGCTTTGCAAGCGCGCCTCCGCCCACACCTTCCGTCACAGCTTTGCCAGCCATTTGTTACAGGCAAATTATGATATCCGCACGATCCAGGAACTGTTAGGCCACAGTGATGTGAGAACCACCATGATTTATACTCACACCATTAAAAGCCAGACCATAAAAGAAGCAAAAAGTCCCCTTGATTTCTAGCAGACAAATAGGATCTGGTTAAGATGTGACTGGCAGAGATTGACAAATGAAAAAATTTCAGCGGTCAAGATGTTTTGGAAGCAGATTTTTTTGATGAGCCAGAAAATATTGCACTATTTTCTGTAAAGATTCAATTGTACAAAAGTCAAGGTATCTCTAATCAGTCTTACCTAAAGCAGGGTCACTCATTTTGCTCTGCTATCGTTGGGTACTGAAAACAGTGCCGGGTGTTGGGTATAGTGTTGGGTAGGCAAAATTTAGGCATAAAAAAAGGCTTTCAGAGAAACCCCTGAAAGCCTTATATATCTAAGTGGTAGCGGGGAGAGGATTCGAACCTCTGACCTTTGGGTTATGAGCCCAACGAGCTACCGGACTGCTCCACCCCGCGTCACAAGTCGAGGATTATACCCGTTTTTTTAATAGTGTCAAGAGCTTAGATTGACTCCTCTGTCAATTCAACCGGACAAAAGGGATCACGGGACTGGATCGGTCACCCTGTCAGTCAAGCTTCCTGGCTATCTCAATGAGCTTAGAATATATTTCATCTGGAAATTTAGTAAGCCTGCCACTCTTATCAACAATTGCATTAACAGTATGGCCTTTCACGAGAATACGATTTGTCTCAACATTTCTAATCTGGTAGATAAATTTACAGGACACCTGCTTAACCTCAGCCAGTGTAGTTTGTATCTCAATGAGATCATCATAGGTGGCTGAAGCTTTATAGCGGGTGTAATTTTCAACGACTGGCATGATAAAACCCGATTCCTCCAAAGACTTATAACTAATCCCCTGCGCTCGCATGAACTCAGTGCGTCCTTTTTCAAAATAACGGAGGTAATTCCCATAATAAACTACACCGCCAGAATCTGTATCTCCGTACAAAACGCGGGTTTGGCAACTGTGCACAAGGGCATCGGCGGTTGTTTTATCAACCACTACTGCCTACCCAATAAAACATTGAAGAACTCTTCTCCATTTGACAGAAGGCGGCAACTCTTTTCCGCAGATTTTTCGCAGTAGGAAGCGTCACTGTACTTTTGCTCTAAAGAGTCATAAATTATGATTGGCACTGGGTGAGCCGCGTGGGTTTTGGTTGCCAGGGGAGTATA is a window encoding:
- a CDS encoding integron integrase, whose amino-acid sequence is MLSIPSSLQSQFTVCLQNKEVPNRLHAFYEKWLRFYLDFCRKYHFTPDQKESLSRFLGKLQEKKQTKSNQQQASHAISLYHELIGSTKPLSDNQPPPKADLPGKMAKVPISASAASTGPTNTSNCVATMRKTYPQPSPPPTVSVKINEPGARTNASWKEEYAGLEDEIKLRHYSPKTLKTYRLWMRKFQSFTKSKPPELLSPVDVKDFLTFLAVKKNISASTQNQAFNALLFFFRHVLHKEFGKVEGVVRAKRKPYIPVVLSREEIDEILAHLVPPYDMVVKLLYGCGLRLVECLNLRIHCLNFDAGIVTVHGKGKKVRTVPLPETIIMGLRARVNSLKDLHQRDLDRKYAGVFLMDALGKKYPNAAKEFIWQWLFPAMNLTLVPGTGEYCRSYLHETHVQKAIKEAVDKARLCKRASAHTFRHSFASHLLQANYDIRTIQELLGHSDVRTTMIYTHTIKSQTIKEAKSPLDF
- a CDS encoding acyl-CoA thioesterase; protein product: MVDKTTADALVHSCQTRVLYGDTDSGGVVYYGNYLRYFEKGRTEFMRAQGISYKSLEESGFIMPVVENYTRYKASATYDDLIEIQTTLAEVKQVSCKFIYQIRNVETNRILVKGHTVNAIVDKSGRLTKFPDEIYSKLIEIARKLD